The Paeniglutamicibacter sulfureus genome includes a region encoding these proteins:
- the typA gene encoding translational GTPase TypA produces the protein MSDTTIIAREDLRNVAIVAHVDHGKTTLVNAMLQQTGAFDSHGETEDRVMDSGELEREKGITILAKNTTVFYDGPAANGHKMTMNIIDTPGHADFGGEVERGLSMVDGVVLLVDASEGPLPQTRFVLRKALVANLPVIIVVNKTDRPDARIDGVVSDSMDLLLGLASDLADEAPDLDLDKILNVPVVFASGKAGFASVNQPADGTMPDNEDLEPLFETIIKHVPAPTYTEGEVLQAHVTNLDASPFLGRLALMRIFNGTLRKGQQVAWARQDGELKTVKITELLATKGLTRVPAESAGPGEIVAVAGIEDIMIGETLTDIENPKPLPLITVDPPAISMTIGINTSPLAGKVKGAKVTARQVKDRLDKELIGNVSLNILPTERPDAWEVQGRGELALAILVEQMRREGFELTVGKPQVVTKMIDGKLHEPMEHMTIDVPEEYLGAVTQLMAARKGRMTNMANHGTGWCRMEFMVPARGLIGFRTRFLTDTRGAGIAASLAEGYEPWAGPIEYRINGSIVADRSGVVTPFAMIKLQERMSFFVQPTSEVYEGMIVGENSRADDMDVNITKEKQLTNMRAASSDTFENMTPPRNLTLEESLEFAREDECVEVTPDAIRIRKLILNAGDRAKSNRARAKS, from the coding sequence ATGTCAGATACCACCATCATCGCTCGTGAAGACCTGCGCAACGTAGCCATCGTTGCGCACGTTGACCACGGCAAGACCACCTTGGTCAACGCAATGCTCCAGCAGACCGGTGCATTCGACAGCCACGGTGAAACCGAAGACCGCGTGATGGACTCTGGCGAGCTGGAACGCGAAAAGGGCATCACCATCCTGGCCAAGAACACCACCGTGTTCTACGACGGTCCGGCCGCCAACGGCCACAAGATGACCATGAACATCATCGACACCCCCGGCCACGCCGACTTCGGTGGCGAGGTCGAGCGCGGCCTGTCGATGGTTGACGGCGTCGTCCTTTTGGTCGATGCTTCCGAGGGTCCGCTGCCGCAGACCCGCTTCGTGCTGCGTAAGGCACTCGTTGCCAACCTGCCCGTCATCATCGTGGTCAACAAGACCGACCGTCCCGATGCACGCATCGACGGCGTCGTCTCCGATTCCATGGACCTGCTCCTGGGCCTGGCCTCCGACCTGGCAGACGAAGCTCCGGACCTGGACCTGGACAAGATCCTCAACGTCCCGGTCGTCTTCGCCTCGGGCAAGGCCGGTTTCGCCTCGGTGAACCAGCCCGCCGACGGCACCATGCCGGACAACGAGGACCTCGAGCCGCTGTTCGAGACCATCATCAAGCACGTTCCGGCCCCGACCTACACCGAGGGCGAAGTCCTTCAGGCACACGTCACCAACCTTGACGCCTCCCCGTTCCTGGGTCGCCTGGCGCTGATGCGCATCTTCAACGGCACCCTGCGCAAGGGCCAGCAGGTTGCCTGGGCCCGCCAGGACGGCGAGCTCAAGACCGTGAAGATCACCGAACTGCTGGCCACCAAGGGCCTGACCCGCGTCCCGGCGGAGTCCGCTGGACCGGGCGAGATCGTCGCAGTTGCCGGCATCGAAGACATCATGATCGGCGAGACCCTCACCGACATCGAAAACCCGAAGCCGCTGCCGCTGATCACCGTGGACCCGCCGGCAATCTCGATGACCATCGGTATCAACACCTCGCCGCTGGCCGGCAAGGTCAAGGGTGCCAAGGTCACCGCGCGCCAGGTCAAGGACCGTCTTGACAAGGAACTGATCGGCAACGTTTCGCTGAACATCCTTCCGACCGAGCGCCCGGATGCCTGGGAAGTCCAGGGCCGTGGCGAATTGGCACTGGCCATTCTCGTTGAGCAGATGCGTCGTGAAGGCTTCGAGCTGACCGTCGGCAAGCCGCAGGTTGTTACCAAGATGATCGACGGCAAGCTGCACGAGCCGATGGAGCACATGACCATCGACGTACCCGAGGAATACCTCGGCGCCGTGACCCAGCTGATGGCAGCCCGCAAGGGCCGCATGACCAACATGGCCAACCACGGTACCGGCTGGTGCCGCATGGAGTTCATGGTTCCGGCACGTGGCCTGATTGGCTTCCGCACCCGCTTCCTCACCGACACCCGCGGTGCAGGCATTGCCGCTTCGTTGGCCGAGGGCTACGAGCCGTGGGCCGGTCCGATCGAATACCGCATCAACGGTTCGATCGTGGCTGACCGTTCCGGCGTCGTCACCCCGTTCGCGATGATCAAGCTGCAGGAACGCATGTCCTTCTTCGTGCAGCCGACCTCCGAGGTCTACGAGGGCATGATCGTTGGCGAGAACTCACGCGCCGATGACATGGACGTGAACATCACCAAGGAAAAGCAGCTCACCAACATGCGTGCAGCTTCCTCGGATACCTTCGAGAACATGACCCCGCCGCGCAACCTGACTCTGGAAGAGTCCCTCGAATTCGCCCGTGAGGACGAATGCGTTGAGGTTACCCCGGATGCGATCCGTATCCGCAAGCTCATCCTGAACGCCGGCGACCGCGCGAAGTCTAACCGTGCCCGGGCAAAGTCCTAA
- a CDS encoding SCO1664 family protein codes for MPTPDLVAAELTLTGRITTASNATFLGSIGDVAVVYKPMAGESPLWDFPRGTLAHREVAAYLVSQAFGWGVVPHTWLRDGPLGEGMVQLWQEQDPAQNAVNLIAADHMPETGWKHVLQGRDEDGRMVALVHEDSPALRRMAVFDVIVNNADRKGDHILAMTDGHRHGVDHGLTFHRDHKLRTVLWGWLGDALTADEVDGIDRVSEGLHGDLGRNLADLLSAEEIASLAARCDRLRSAGRFPAPSGEMSAVPWPLF; via the coding sequence ATGCCAACACCTGACCTAGTGGCCGCCGAGCTGACGCTCACCGGCCGTATCACGACGGCTTCAAACGCCACGTTTCTCGGCAGCATCGGCGACGTGGCGGTCGTCTATAAGCCGATGGCAGGCGAAAGTCCGCTGTGGGATTTTCCCCGGGGAACGCTTGCCCACCGGGAGGTGGCCGCCTACCTGGTCTCTCAGGCCTTCGGCTGGGGCGTCGTGCCCCACACCTGGCTGCGCGATGGTCCGCTGGGCGAAGGAATGGTGCAGCTCTGGCAGGAGCAGGATCCCGCCCAAAACGCCGTGAACCTGATCGCGGCGGACCACATGCCGGAGACTGGTTGGAAACACGTTCTCCAGGGACGAGATGAGGACGGACGGATGGTCGCCCTCGTTCACGAAGACTCGCCGGCGCTCAGACGCATGGCGGTGTTCGACGTCATCGTCAACAACGCCGACCGCAAAGGCGACCACATCCTTGCCATGACTGACGGACACCGGCACGGCGTGGACCACGGGCTCACCTTTCACCGTGACCACAAGCTGCGCACGGTGCTGTGGGGATGGCTGGGAGACGCCCTGACCGCCGACGAAGTAGACGGCATAGATCGCGTCAGCGAAGGACTGCACGGGGATCTGGGCCGAAACCTGGCGGACTTGCTCAGCGCCGAAGAAATCGCATCGCTCGCCGCGCGCTGCGACCGGTTGCGCTCGGCAGGTCGGTTTCCGGCTCCGAGTGGTGAGATGTCGGCGGTACCCTGGCCGCTGTTCTAA
- the dapC gene encoding succinyldiaminopimelate transaminase translates to MLTLPDYPWNALAPYAARAAEHEGGAVNLSIGTPVDPTPEIIIRALRESANAPGYPTTHGTPELREAIVNWFGRRRDVRGLATDDVMPTVGSKELVAWLPLLLGLGAGDLVVRPLVAYPTYDIGAQLAGADSIAADSLAGLSEDDRARVKLVWVNSPGNPTGIVRGAAELKALVDDARSLGAVVASDECYAELGWGEHEDGVPSILHDSVSGGDMSDLLCVYSLSKQSNLAGYRAAFVAGAPNLMPALLNNRKHAGMIVPAPVQAAMVAALNDDEHVKVQKDLYRARRDLLVPALGAFGLRIVDSVGGLYLWCTADEDCWTTLGRLADQGIVAGPGAFYGTAGEKFVRIALTASDERIHSAVERLNAAA, encoded by the coding sequence ATGCTGACGCTCCCTGACTACCCGTGGAACGCCCTTGCCCCCTACGCGGCCCGCGCCGCCGAGCACGAGGGCGGTGCCGTGAACCTTTCCATCGGCACCCCCGTGGACCCCACACCCGAAATCATCATCCGGGCACTGCGCGAGAGCGCGAACGCCCCGGGATACCCCACCACCCACGGCACGCCGGAGCTGCGCGAGGCCATCGTGAATTGGTTCGGGCGCCGCCGCGACGTGCGTGGCCTGGCCACGGACGACGTCATGCCCACCGTCGGCTCCAAGGAACTGGTGGCCTGGCTGCCGCTGCTCCTGGGCCTGGGGGCGGGCGACCTGGTGGTCCGCCCGCTGGTTGCCTACCCGACGTACGACATCGGTGCGCAATTGGCCGGCGCCGACTCCATCGCGGCCGATTCGCTGGCGGGGCTCTCTGAGGACGACCGTGCGCGCGTGAAGCTCGTGTGGGTGAATTCCCCGGGCAACCCCACCGGCATCGTCCGCGGCGCTGCCGAACTCAAGGCGCTGGTGGATGACGCCCGCTCGCTGGGCGCTGTCGTGGCCTCGGACGAATGTTACGCCGAGCTTGGCTGGGGCGAGCACGAGGACGGGGTGCCGAGCATCCTCCACGACTCGGTCTCCGGTGGCGACATGAGCGACCTGCTGTGCGTCTACTCGCTGTCCAAGCAGTCGAACCTCGCCGGATACCGTGCTGCCTTCGTGGCCGGGGCACCGAACCTGATGCCCGCACTGCTCAACAACCGCAAGCACGCGGGGATGATCGTGCCGGCCCCGGTCCAGGCTGCCATGGTCGCCGCCCTGAACGACGACGAGCACGTCAAGGTGCAAAAAGATCTGTACCGTGCACGCCGTGACCTCCTGGTTCCGGCCCTCGGCGCCTTCGGCTTGCGCATCGTGGACTCGGTAGGCGGGCTCTATCTGTGGTGCACCGCGGACGAGGACTGCTGGACCACCCTGGGACGGCTCGCGGACCAGGGCATCGTGGCAGGACCCGGCGCGTTCTACGGGACGGCCGGGGAGAAATTTGTCAGGATCGCGCTCACCGCCAGCGACGAACGGATCCACAGCGCCGTTGAACGGCTTAATGCGGCAGCCTGA
- a CDS encoding histidine phosphatase family protein yields MATVILVRHGRSTANATGLLAGRAVGVGLDQIGRDQATLTGERLAPVPLVGVVSSPLERCRQTAQFILDRQTGEPYAPVDLDLTECDYGQWQGRMLSDLETEDLWPAVQSQPSSVVFPGGESLAAMQARSVAAIRRHDAAFEAEHGPGAVWAAVSHGDIIKSILADALGMHLDLFQRINVGPASISIVRYGASRPSVYATNTDAGDLSWLSNGIRSGDAPVGGGAGHKAP; encoded by the coding sequence ATGGCGACAGTTATTCTCGTGCGGCACGGCCGCTCCACCGCCAACGCGACCGGACTGCTGGCAGGTCGGGCAGTCGGCGTCGGCTTGGACCAGATCGGGCGGGACCAGGCGACCCTGACCGGAGAACGGCTCGCACCCGTGCCATTGGTTGGGGTGGTGTCGAGCCCTCTTGAGCGTTGTCGGCAGACCGCCCAGTTCATCCTTGATCGCCAGACCGGCGAGCCGTACGCGCCAGTCGACCTCGATCTCACAGAGTGCGACTACGGCCAGTGGCAGGGCCGTATGCTCAGTGATCTCGAGACCGAGGATTTGTGGCCGGCTGTCCAGTCGCAGCCGTCCTCCGTCGTCTTTCCGGGCGGTGAATCCCTGGCCGCGATGCAGGCCAGGTCAGTGGCAGCGATTCGACGCCACGATGCAGCATTCGAAGCCGAGCACGGGCCAGGGGCCGTGTGGGCGGCAGTGAGTCACGGTGACATCATCAAGTCGATCCTTGCTGACGCGCTCGGCATGCACCTTGACCTGTTTCAGCGTATCAACGTGGGTCCCGCCTCCATATCGATCGTGCGCTACGGCGCTAGTCGGCCGAGTGTCTACGCGACAAACACCGATGCGGGTGATCTGTCATGGTTGTCGAACGGCATCCGCTCTGGCGATGCGCCGGTGGGCGGCGGCGCAGGGCACAAGGCGCCATGA
- the fdxA gene encoding ferredoxin translates to MTYIIAQPCVDVKDKACIEECPVDCIYEGERSLYIHPDECVDCGACEPVCPVEAIYYEDDVPDQWAEYYKANVEFFDEVGSPGGAAKLGNMGIDHPIISVLPPQAQD, encoded by the coding sequence GTGACCTACATCATCGCCCAGCCGTGCGTCGACGTCAAAGACAAGGCGTGCATCGAGGAATGCCCCGTGGATTGCATCTACGAAGGCGAACGCTCGCTGTACATCCACCCCGATGAATGCGTTGACTGCGGCGCCTGCGAACCGGTATGCCCGGTGGAGGCCATTTACTACGAGGACGATGTCCCCGACCAGTGGGCCGAGTACTACAAGGCCAACGTGGAGTTCTTCGACGAGGTCGGTTCCCCGGGCGGCGCGGCCAAGCTGGGCAACATGGGCATCGACCACCCCATCATTTCCGTCCTTCCGCCCCAGGCCCAGGACTGA
- a CDS encoding mechanosensitive ion channel yields MNMESFDWAGMAQKVAIAVIILLVTWLLAKLVKWVIGKLVGRVKGLQRQGNDGQQLGESLGKVAGLIIWLFGLVAILQVFALTEVLSPVQDLLGKVMAFIPNLIGAGIIFFIGYMIAKIVRQLVTTALGAVDFSRLTARFKKGQPEVDPVATHQQNAKIISIIGNLLFAIIIIVVGISALQVLGIAAISDPAQQMLTMIMSAIPQIIAALILLAIGYVIAKFVGTILESTLQGIGTDSVVHKWGIVPADKSASGIIALLVKIAIMLFFGIMAARQLNFPEVTNILNDILALGGNVLFGALIIAAGFLIANIVVSIVGPGTAATVIRWATIALFIAMGLKYMGIADSIINMAFGAVVIGGALAAALAFGLGGRNAAAKALEKLEHKQPPPAPPAHAGPVNPLG; encoded by the coding sequence ATGAACATGGAAAGTTTCGATTGGGCGGGTATGGCGCAGAAGGTCGCCATCGCCGTAATAATCCTGCTGGTGACTTGGCTATTGGCCAAGTTGGTCAAGTGGGTCATTGGAAAACTCGTGGGGCGGGTAAAGGGGTTGCAACGTCAGGGGAATGACGGGCAACAACTTGGGGAATCACTGGGCAAGGTTGCGGGACTGATCATCTGGCTCTTTGGACTGGTCGCCATCTTGCAGGTCTTCGCCCTTACCGAGGTCCTGTCGCCGGTTCAAGATCTGCTGGGCAAGGTCATGGCCTTCATCCCGAACCTCATCGGTGCGGGCATCATCTTCTTCATCGGCTACATGATCGCCAAGATTGTGCGGCAGCTGGTGACCACGGCTTTGGGCGCTGTTGATTTCAGCAGGCTGACTGCCAGGTTCAAGAAGGGACAGCCTGAAGTCGATCCCGTTGCCACTCATCAACAGAACGCCAAGATCATTTCCATCATCGGAAACCTGCTTTTCGCGATCATCATCATTGTGGTGGGCATCAGCGCGCTGCAGGTGCTGGGCATCGCCGCAATCTCCGATCCGGCCCAGCAGATGCTGACCATGATCATGAGCGCGATCCCGCAAATCATCGCCGCGCTGATCCTGCTGGCCATTGGTTACGTCATCGCAAAGTTTGTCGGCACGATCCTGGAAAGCACGTTGCAGGGAATCGGCACCGATTCGGTTGTGCACAAGTGGGGGATCGTTCCCGCCGACAAGAGCGCCTCGGGCATCATCGCGCTACTGGTGAAGATCGCCATCATGCTGTTCTTCGGCATCATGGCGGCACGTCAGCTGAACTTCCCCGAAGTCACCAACATCCTCAACGACATTTTGGCACTTGGCGGCAACGTGCTCTTCGGCGCTCTGATCATCGCCGCAGGATTCCTGATCGCCAACATCGTCGTCTCGATCGTCGGTCCGGGAACGGCGGCGACAGTGATCCGGTGGGCAACGATTGCGCTCTTCATCGCCATGGGCCTGAAGTACATGGGCATTGCGGATTCCATCATCAACATGGCCTTTGGCGCAGTGGTGATCGGCGGCGCACTGGCCGCGGCCCTCGCATTCGGCCTGGGTGGACGCAATGCGGCAGCTAAGGCACTGGAGAAGTTGGAACACAAGCAGCCGCCTCCGGCACCGCCGGCACATGCCGGGCCGGTGAACCCGCTGGGTTAG
- a CDS encoding DUF3090 domain-containing protein, translating into MPTSVHDFFWPDRVVVGAIGVPGARTFYLQVRARKQVVSIAMEKQQSALLAEKIDEILDQLITVEGNRFSVPTGTPVELVDNDPLEAVAEQFRTGAMSLGWDPTTAQIVIEAHPITDDGPDADDNDEALQEDGGNETEMLRVRMPVGTARAFAKRTREIVGAGRPMCPLCGYPVDADGHTCTLPEV; encoded by the coding sequence ATGCCCACAAGTGTTCACGATTTTTTCTGGCCTGATCGGGTCGTCGTTGGCGCCATTGGCGTGCCGGGGGCGCGTACGTTCTACCTGCAGGTGCGCGCACGGAAGCAGGTCGTGAGTATTGCCATGGAGAAACAGCAGTCCGCATTGCTCGCGGAGAAGATCGACGAAATTCTCGACCAGCTCATCACCGTCGAGGGCAACCGCTTCAGCGTTCCCACGGGTACTCCCGTTGAACTTGTCGACAACGACCCGCTCGAGGCCGTTGCGGAGCAGTTTCGCACCGGGGCCATGAGCTTGGGATGGGACCCAACCACGGCCCAGATCGTCATTGAGGCCCACCCCATCACCGATGACGGTCCCGATGCCGATGACAACGACGAAGCGCTTCAGGAGGACGGGGGCAACGAGACCGAAATGCTGCGCGTGCGAATGCCGGTCGGCACCGCCCGCGCATTCGCCAAGCGCACCCGCGAGATCGTGGGTGCTGGGCGTCCCATGTGCCCGCTCTGCGGATATCCCGTGGACGCTGATGGACACACCTGCACCCTTCCCGAAGTCTGA
- a CDS encoding recombinase family protein — MSATPNYRAALYMRVSRDFTGEGLAVERQREDCLRIAESRGWRVVGEYVDNSISAYNVSRKRPEYERLVADFNAGAFDALICYDLDRLTRQPRQLEDWIDAAEGQGLALVTANGEADLLTDAGRMFARIKAAVARQEMDRKSARQARAARQRSEKGRPPLGVRLMGYTSRGELVEDEAAVVRRIFEQFAHGDSLRGITAALAADNVPTRHGNPWHPRTVRGILTNPRYAGHAIYRGERTGQRGSWEPLVSEDAFEAIQARLSDPRRRLQQGTDRQHLGSGLFLCSKCGGFMQSFSQARYRCRVCGFSRTMPAIDEVVVELVRRVLARADFGDRLVKNDPEGERLAAEILEVRARLATFEADYDNGLIDGQRFKTAADKARAELDQLNGRLARRSSSVSLSHILRAEDPVAAYDAAPLMVRRGVIAALMTVTVCPGVRGRKGFDPDSLKIEWKDGAV, encoded by the coding sequence ATGAGTGCAACTCCAAATTATCGAGCGGCCCTGTATATGCGAGTTTCCCGCGATTTTACGGGCGAAGGATTAGCCGTTGAGCGGCAGCGCGAGGACTGCCTGCGCATTGCTGAGTCTCGCGGCTGGCGGGTCGTTGGTGAATACGTAGACAACTCGATTAGTGCCTATAACGTGAGCCGAAAACGCCCCGAGTATGAGCGGCTGGTCGCTGATTTCAACGCGGGCGCGTTCGATGCCCTGATCTGCTACGACTTGGACCGGCTAACGCGGCAGCCTCGGCAGCTGGAGGACTGGATCGACGCGGCCGAAGGTCAAGGGCTGGCCTTGGTCACTGCTAATGGTGAGGCTGATTTGCTGACTGATGCCGGCCGCATGTTTGCGCGTATCAAGGCGGCCGTGGCTCGGCAGGAGATGGACCGGAAAAGCGCTAGGCAGGCCCGGGCCGCCCGGCAGCGCTCGGAGAAGGGCCGCCCGCCCTTGGGAGTCCGTCTGATGGGCTATACGTCGCGTGGCGAACTTGTGGAGGATGAAGCGGCCGTGGTGCGGCGGATCTTTGAGCAGTTCGCCCATGGTGACTCACTGCGGGGAATTACCGCGGCGCTTGCAGCCGATAACGTGCCAACACGTCACGGCAACCCATGGCACCCCCGAACTGTCCGGGGCATCCTCACTAATCCGCGCTACGCCGGCCATGCGATTTATCGAGGTGAACGGACCGGGCAGCGCGGTAGCTGGGAGCCGTTAGTTTCTGAGGATGCTTTCGAGGCGATACAGGCGCGATTGTCGGATCCCCGCCGCCGATTGCAGCAGGGCACGGACAGGCAGCACCTCGGATCCGGTTTGTTCTTGTGCAGCAAGTGCGGCGGCTTCATGCAGTCATTCAGCCAAGCCCGGTATCGATGCCGTGTCTGCGGCTTCTCGCGGACTATGCCGGCCATTGATGAAGTGGTGGTGGAGCTGGTTCGGAGGGTGCTGGCACGGGCAGACTTTGGGGACCGGTTGGTCAAGAATGACCCTGAAGGCGAAAGGCTGGCTGCGGAAATTTTGGAGGTCCGCGCACGTCTTGCAACGTTCGAGGCTGATTACGATAACGGACTCATTGATGGGCAGCGATTCAAAACGGCAGCAGATAAGGCCCGGGCTGAGCTGGACCAACTGAATGGCCGGCTGGCGCGCCGTAGTTCTAGCGTATCTCTGAGCCATATTCTGCGGGCTGAGGATCCGGTGGCAGCCTATGACGCGGCCCCTCTGATGGTCCGGCGTGGAGTTATCGCCGCACTAATGACTGTTACCGTCTGCCCGGGCGTTAGGGGCCGTAAGGGCTTTGACCCCGACTCCCTGAAGATTGAGTGGAAGGACGGCGCGGTATGA
- a CDS encoding phage major capsid protein: MHKEKLEKLKAAALKSAQEAKGIATKAGDEKRDLTASERFAYDAAMKSAEDGLKQYKELERDADIHAQAKALADEIGGAPGKKAAGPVGRKAWGRAGVKSVRAAMGRADGSKALVSGSVTMSNPVSDGVAPLGAVPTSVLDLLRGEPAGGLSDEDYGRELSGYKPRQESTEQAENGIMNGDGGSGNAYTYLRQTVRDSKAAPVADGVLKPTSVYTIEEIEDRYRVIAHLSEPIPQRYFHDDKNLGDFLANEMGYGLQRAVELQALSGDGTGENMTGILSTSGHLSQAWTSDLLTTLRKAMTALQVTGVDPTALVLHPTDAERLDLLREGVATGKYLLGDPAAEAVRTLWTIPRVTSVAVAAGTAVLGDWAAAQVVTRQEAVLNVDTGGALFDKNQVKLRVETRAGLAIKQPGAFVEIDIAEPVVP, translated from the coding sequence ATGCACAAGGAAAAGCTAGAGAAGCTGAAGGCAGCAGCGTTGAAGAGCGCGCAGGAGGCTAAGGGCATTGCAACCAAGGCCGGCGACGAAAAGCGGGATCTGACCGCCTCGGAGCGGTTCGCCTATGATGCGGCCATGAAGTCCGCGGAGGACGGGCTGAAGCAGTACAAGGAGCTCGAGCGTGATGCTGATATTCATGCGCAGGCCAAGGCACTGGCGGATGAAATCGGCGGTGCCCCGGGCAAGAAGGCCGCCGGCCCGGTAGGCCGCAAGGCTTGGGGCCGCGCCGGCGTAAAGTCGGTGCGTGCCGCTATGGGCCGCGCTGACGGCTCCAAGGCCCTTGTGTCTGGATCCGTGACAATGTCTAACCCTGTCTCTGATGGTGTGGCCCCGCTGGGTGCCGTGCCAACCTCGGTGCTGGACCTGCTGCGCGGTGAGCCGGCCGGGGGTCTGTCTGATGAGGACTACGGCCGCGAACTGTCAGGCTACAAGCCACGGCAGGAATCTACGGAGCAGGCCGAAAACGGAATCATGAACGGCGACGGTGGCAGCGGTAACGCGTACACCTACCTGCGCCAGACTGTTCGTGATTCCAAGGCGGCCCCGGTTGCTGACGGTGTGCTGAAGCCGACCTCGGTTTACACCATTGAGGAAATCGAGGACCGTTACCGCGTTATCGCTCACCTGTCGGAGCCTATCCCGCAGCGCTACTTCCACGATGACAAGAACCTAGGCGACTTCCTAGCCAATGAAATGGGCTACGGTTTGCAGCGGGCCGTGGAATTGCAGGCGCTGAGCGGTGACGGTACCGGGGAAAACATGACCGGTATTCTGTCCACTTCGGGGCACCTGTCGCAGGCGTGGACCTCTGACCTGCTGACCACGCTGCGTAAGGCTATGACCGCCTTGCAGGTTACCGGTGTGGATCCTACCGCGCTGGTACTGCATCCTACGGACGCTGAGCGTCTGGACTTGCTGCGTGAAGGTGTGGCCACCGGTAAGTACCTACTGGGGGATCCGGCAGCGGAGGCCGTGCGCACGCTGTGGACTATCCCGCGCGTGACCTCGGTGGCCGTGGCCGCTGGTACTGCGGTACTCGGTGACTGGGCAGCTGCGCAGGTAGTCACTCGTCAGGAGGCCGTGCTGAACGTAGACACCGGCGGCGCACTGTTCGATAAGAACCAAGTTAAGCTGCGCGTTGAGACTCGCGCCGGCCTAGCTATCAAGCAGCCGGGCGCGTTCGTGGAGATCGATATTGCGGAGCCTGTCGTTCCGTAG
- a CDS encoding helix-turn-helix domain-containing protein, translating to MATDEEVQARARALSSPLRLRILRLCLHESRTNKEIADMLDINPATSLHHVRTLLSNGFLAAEETRRGNRGAKEVPYRSTKLSWGTKLPDAAPLLVDTFLQEIDGLAPQEIQVLRVGLKLSESTQKEMMSRIHAVIEDYAMRDSDTDGVATSLFLAHHLDVKSAKKTTGAA from the coding sequence ATGGCCACAGATGAAGAAGTACAGGCCCGTGCCAGGGCGTTGAGCTCCCCGCTCCGCCTTCGCATCCTGCGACTTTGCTTGCACGAATCGCGCACCAACAAGGAAATAGCCGACATGCTGGACATCAATCCGGCGACGTCGCTGCACCATGTGCGCACGCTGCTCTCCAACGGATTCCTCGCCGCCGAGGAGACGCGCCGCGGCAACCGCGGCGCCAAGGAAGTGCCGTACCGAAGCACCAAGCTGTCGTGGGGCACCAAGCTGCCGGATGCCGCTCCGCTGCTCGTCGACACGTTCCTGCAGGAAATCGACGGACTGGCTCCGCAGGAAATCCAGGTCCTGCGCGTGGGCCTGAAGCTCAGCGAAAGCACCCAGAAGGAAATGATGTCACGCATCCATGCAGTGATCGAGGACTACGCCATGCGCGACTCGGATACCGACGGTGTGGCCACCTCGTTGTTCCTGGCACACCACCTGGATGTGAAGTCCGCCAAGAAGACCACCGGCGCGGCCTAA